A window from Citrus sinensis cultivar Valencia sweet orange chromosome 5, DVS_A1.0, whole genome shotgun sequence encodes these proteins:
- the LOC102623229 gene encoding bZIP transcription factor 16, with protein MGSGEAEKQAKEKEAKTPPAITPQEQTPTTSTGAVNPDWSGFQAYSPMPPHGFLASSPQAHPYMWGVQHIMPPYGTPPHPYVAMYPHGGIYAHPSIPPGSYPFSPFAMPSPNGIVEASGNTPGSMEADGKPSDAKEKLPIKRSKGSLGSLNMITGKNNDLGKASGASANGAYSKSAESGSEGTSEGSDANSQNGSQLKSGGGHDSLEGETSQNGSSANDPQNGGASTPHAMVNQSMAIVPMSGPGAPVAVPGPTTNLNIGMDYWGASAANIPAMRGKVPSTPVAGGIVAGGSRDSVQSQLWLQDERELKRQRRKQSNRESARRSRLRKQAECDELAQRADALKEENASLRSEVTRIRNEYEQLLAENASLKERLGEIPVQEDERSVRNDQHLNNDTQQTGHSDLVQSGH; from the exons ATGGGAAGCGGTGAGGCAGAGAAGCAAGCTAAAGAAAAGGAGGCAAAGACGCCACCTGCTATTACTCCACAG GAGCAGACTCCAACTACTAGCACTGGTGCAGTAAATCCAGACTGGTCAGGATTTCAG GCGTATTCTCCTATGCCTCCACATGGGTTCCTGGCCTCAAGTCCACAAGCTCACCCATACATGTGGGGAGTTCAG CATATTATGCCTCCTTATGGTACCCCACCACATCCATATGTTGCAATGTATCCCCATGGCGGAATATATGCTCATCCATCCATTCCGCcg GGATCTTACCCTTTCAGTCCATTTGCAATGCCTTCTCCAAATGGGATTGTTGAAGCATCT GGAAATACTCCAGGAAGCATGGAAGCAGATGGTAAACCATCTGATGCCAAAGAAAAATTGCCAATTAAAAGATCAAAAGGAAGTTTGGGCAGTTTGAACATGATTACTGGCAAGAATAATGACCTAGGTAAAGCATCAGGAGCATCTGCTAATGGAGCCTATTCCAAAAG TGCTGAGAGTGGAAGTGAAGGTACAAGTGAAGGAAGTGATGCTAACTCACAGAAT GGCTCACAGCTGAAGTCAGGAGGTGGGCATGATTCTCTGGAAG GTGAAACATCTCAAAATGGTAGCTCGGCAAATGATCCTCAGAATGGAGGAGCAAGTACGCCTCATGCAATGGTGAATCAATCAATGGCTATTGTGCCTATGTCTGGACCGGGTGCACCTGTAGCTGTTCCTGGTCCCACGACTAACTTAAATATTGGAATGGACTACTGGGGTGCTTCTGCTGCTAATATCCCTGCAATGCGGGGAAAGGTTCCTTCTACTCCTGTTGCTGGAGGAATAGTTGCTGGTGGATCACGTGATAGTGTCCAGTCACAGCTTTGGTTACAG GATGAAAGAGAGCTTAAAAGACAGAGAAGGAAGCAGTCCAACAGAGAGTCTGCTCGACGATCAAGATTGCGTAAGCAG GCTGAATGTGATGAGCTGGCTCAGCGTGCTGATGCCTTAAAAGAGGAAAATGCCAGTCTTAGATCAGAGGTGACTCGCATCAGGAACGAGTATGAGCAACTTCTTGCTGAGAATGCCAGTCTCAAG GAGCGTCTTGGGGAAATTCCTGTCCAAGAAGATGAAAGGTCTGTTAGAAATGACCAACATTTGAACAACGATACCCAACAAACTGGACACAGTGATCTGGTGCAGAGTGGTCATTAG
- the LOC127902656 gene encoding uncharacterized protein LOC127902656: MCPRGEQKVFYVIVLLGFLWGILQLSFISIRLTSRCDEAELKLLRDVNTETHELVLRKKRSEIKIGERIDSMDVLVFIKKRCNVCKCNASGRMLPREYQQTNDVKEASIDVIESDQTHINGQNKQLQASTRDNKTVEDELRGLQSKYNDLQACFDDLKLQYDSLSHILTCDNDIEAPPVLE, encoded by the exons ATGTGTCCTCGTGGGGAGCAAAAGGTCTTCTATGTAATTGTGTTATTGGGTTTCCTTTGGGGAATCCTCCAATTAAGTTTCATTAGCATTCGGCTAACTTCTCGTTGTGATGAGGCTGAATTGAAGCTGCTTAGAGACGTTAACACCGAAACCCATGAACTTGTTTTACGTAAAAAGAGATCCGAG ataaaaataggtgaaagAATAGACTCGATGGATGTGCTAGTGTTTATTAAGAAGAGATGCAATGTGTGCAAATGCAATGCAAGTGGAAGAATG TTGCCCAGAGAATATCAACAGACAAACGATGTGAAAGAAGCGTCAATTGATGTTATAGAGAGTGATCAAACCCATATCAATGGGCAGAATAAGCAACTTCAAGCTTCAACTCGAGATAATAAAACAGTGGAAGACGAATTGAGAGGGCTGCAATCTAAGTATAATGACTTGCAAGCTTGTTTTGATGATCTGAAATTACAATATGATTCGCTGAGCCACATTTTGACCTGTGACAATGATATAGAAGCACCACCCGTCCTTGAATAA
- the LOC107176164 gene encoding NAC domain-containing protein 102-like: protein MEARFHLGVGVRFKPTEEELIKFCLLKRAKGQVLSPCPIAECELYGKRSPWEIFEEGANNYDKSIWYCFTSLKKAGKKRISRVAGKGTWHGESSAKEIVDSKKKNVVIGFKKTFKFRIKGKKSDWNMDEFRLADDEENNNYVLCKIKKKKPKAAEDEEVEEMASELATTNTINNFAAESHQSCSQMFIPPSSISACDNIDVGEQCYGMENLPNQVEIINSNGLRPPISEATQKVTNITDDDDWYAMLEEYLQQEQ from the coding sequence ATGGAAGCGAGATTTCATTTAGGAGTGGGGGTTCGTTTTAAGCCTACCGAAGaagaattgattaaattttgcCTCTTAAAAAGGGCCAAAGGACAAGTACTTTCACCTTGTCCTATTGCGGAATGCGAGCTATACGGCAAACGATCGCCATGGGAGATTTTTGAAGAAGGAgctaataattatgataaaagcATATGGTATTGTTTCACAAGTTTGAAGAAGGCAGGCAAGAAAAGGATTTCTAGGGTTGCCGGCAAGGGCACGTGGCACGGCGAGTCGTCTGCAAAAGAGATTGTCGATAGCAAGAAGAAGAATGTTGTAATAGGGTTCAAGAAAACTTTCAAGTTCAGGATTAAGGGAAAGAAAAGTGATTGGAACATGGACGAGTTTAGATTGGCTGACGATGAAGAGAACAATAACTATGTGCTTtgtaaaataaagaagaagaaaccgAAAGCAGCGGAGGATGAGGAAGTTGAAGAGATGGCCAGTGAATTAGCAACCACCAACACAATCAACAACTTTGCAGCTGAATCCCATCAAAGTTGTTCACAAATGTTCATACCACCATCAAGTATAAGTGCGTGTGATAATATCGATGTTGGAGAGCAATGTTATGGGATGGAAAATTTGCCAAATCAAGTTGAAATAATTAACAGTAATGGTCTACGTCCACCAATATCAGAGGCTACCCAAAAGGTTACGAATATCacagatgatgatgattggtATGCTATGCTTGAAGAGTATCTGCAGCAGGAACAATGA
- the LOC102622933 gene encoding J protein JJJ2: METDPEAEREASRLKGIAETKFKNSNLKSALKHAKKAQRLAPSLEGLSSMVTAFKILRVASKSKEWYQILQVEPFSHINTIKKQYKKLALILHPDKNPHSGSEEAFKLVGEAFRVLSDKVRRKEYDMRLRIKIQDEKVALDDNDDGFAGKETFWTACSRCRLLHQFERKYLDQILVCPGCKMSFEAVEAKESNAVRVFRSGRLSEKMGSADLKMKMGNVGLKRKTVSGDTKMKGSGGSGVDGESGDSRKEMGGGRGDWGGGRLRRRTSSVGEVLARSKPKLVEDREESMTLAEMQLEAKRRANQAKLKFKLKEKEMEKRGKKEKKREKEIERHRASKNKDLEVEGQQAAERIVDLENENGVLAKKIVDLRTKKRRTVNKTEDLQIVRQETLKKSVDLVIERHKTSKTKDLEIMAVEDSDFYDFDRDRMERSFKKGQVWAIYDDDDGMPRHYGLIDEVSVNPFEVKISWLDLRSNGDEGLICWEKQGFHVSCGRFKVSRKTSIDSLNIFSHIVECERAAREVYRIFPTKGSVWALYNEAALGIEGSNLSARDRRSYDIVVLLTTYSEMHGLSMAYLEKVDGFKAVFKRREIGCHAIRWLEKDDVRLFSHQIPARKVTGDEIPDSLKDCWELDPASLPSDLLTIGWGS, translated from the coding sequence ATGGAGACAGACCCAGAAGCAGAACGAGAAGCTTCGCGTCTCAAAGGCATCGCGGAGACGAAATTCAAAAACTCAAACTTAAAATCAGCCCTAAAACATGCGAAGAAAGCACAGCGTTTGGCCCCAAGCCTGGAAGGCCTTTCGTCAATGGTCACAGCATTCAAAATCCTCCGCGTTGCTTCAAAATCTAAAGAGTGGTACCAAATCCTTCAGGTAGAGCCCTTCTCTCATATCAACACAATTAAGAAACAGTACAAGAAACTTGCGTTGATTTTGCATCCTGATAAGAACCCTCATTCAGGAAGTGAAGAGGCTTTTAAGTTAGTGGGTGAAGCTTTTAGGGTTTTGTCTGATAAGGTTAGGAGGAAAGAGTATGATATGCGATTGAGAATTAAGATTCAGGATGAGAAGGTTGCTcttgatgataatgatgatgggTTTGCGGGGAAAGAGACATTTTGGACTGCGTGTTCGCGGTGTCGGTTGTTGCACCAGTTTGAGAGGAAGTATTTGGATCAGATTTTGGTTTGCCCTGGATGTAAGATGAGTTTTGAGGCTGTGGAGGCAAAGGAGAGTAATGCGGTTAGAGTTTTTAGGAGTGGGAGGTTGAGTGAAAAAATGGGCAGTGCTgatttgaagatgaagatggggAATGTGGGGTTGAAGAGGAAAACCGTTAGTGGGGATACAAAGATGAAAGGGAGTGGGGGTAGTGGTGTTGATGGGGAGAGTGGGGATTCAAGGAAGGAAATGGGTGGTGGTCGTGGTGATTGGGGTGGAGGCAGATTGAGGAGGAGGACGAGTAGTGTTGGGGAGGTCTTGGCGAGGTCCAAGCCAAAGCTTGTGGAAGATCGGGAGGAAAGTATGACGTTAGCAGAAATGCAGTTGGAAGCTAAGAGAAGGGCGAATCAGGCGAAGTTGAAGTTTAAACTGAAGGAGAAGGAAATGGAGAAGCGTGgaaaaaaggagaagaaaagagagaaggaGATTGAAAGACACAGGGCTTCGAAGAATAAGGACTTGGAGGTTGAAGGTCAGCAGGCTGCGGAGAGGATTGTAGACCTAGAGAATGAGAACGGTGTACTTGCGAAGAAGATTGTGGACTTAAGAACTAAGAAAAGGAGGACTGTGAATAAGACTGAGGATTTGCAAATTGTGAGGCAAGAGACTTTGAAGAAGAGTGTTGATTTGGTGATTGAGAGGCACAAGACTTCAAAGACAAAGGATTTGGAGATTATGGCTGTGGAAGACTCagatttttatgattttgataGAGACCGAATGGAGAGGAGTTTTAAGAAAGGGCAAGTATGGGCCatttatgatgatgatgatggaatgCCTAGGCATTATGGTTTGATTGATGAAGTTTCAGTGAATCCTTTTGAGGTGAAGATAAGTTGGTTGGATCTTCGGAGTAATGGGGATGAAGGGTTAATATGTTGGGAGAAACAGGGATTTCATGTATCCTGTGGGAGATTCAAGGTTTCAAGGAAGACTTCTATTGACTCTCTGAATATATTTTCACACATTGTTGAGTGTGAAAGGGCAGCAAGAGAAGTTTACAGGATTTTTCCAACAAAAGGTTCAGTTTGGGCACTTTACAATGAGGCGGCTTTGGGCATTGAAGGAAGCAATCTTTCAGCCAGAGATAGGCGATCCTATGACATAGTAGTACTTTTAACAACTTACAGTGAAATGCATGGGTTAAGCATGGCCTATCTTGAGAAGGTTGATGGGTTTAAGGCTGTATTTAAGAGACGAGAAATTGGTTGTCATGCCATTAGATGGCTTGAAAAGGATGATGTTCGTTTGTTTTCTCATCAGATTCCTGCAAGGAAGGTCACCGGTGATGAGATTCCTGACTCTTTGAAGGACTGTTGGGAGCTAGATCCTGCTTCACTGCCTTCTGATTTGCTCACTATCGGTTGGGGAAGTTGA